The sequence CATAGGAATCGCCCGGACCCAGCAGGGCCAGCGCGCGCAGATCTCCGCTGGTGCGGTACTGTCCGATCGTGACCCGGCCGCTGTCGATCACCCAGAAACCGGTCGATTTATCACCGCGCTGCTGAATGATCTGTCCATCCGTGAACTGTCGCAATGGCGCATCGCGCAGCAATCGTTCGCGCAGATCGGCGTCGATAACCGCGAACATTGTCGGCGCGAGCAATGAACGGCGCTCGGGAAGAGATTGTAAGCTATTTGACATTCTCTAGCGGGGCTAGCGGTTATCGAGGGCGCAATCAATCACCGCAAGGATACCTGCCATGCCCGGTTCGACCATCGCCATCCTGGCCATCTATCTCGGCTTCGCGCTGATCGAGCTGTGGCGCACCAGGCTGTTTTCCAAGCCCGAACAGAATCGCGATGACGGGATCGTGGAAGCAGTCAGCATCGTGGCGCTGCTTGGCTTCACCCAGCCTGCCGTGCTGTTCGGCGCTGGCGCGCTGGCAGGGATGATCGTGCCGCAATGGGAAGGGGCGCTGGCCGAAATCAACCTGTTCGCCGCGATCGCCCTGTTTCTGGTGCTGGACGATATGATGCAATATTGGTGGCACCGCGCTGCGCACACCTTCCCGTGGCTCTACAATCTGCACCGGCCGCACCATAATGCGCGATATATGAGCATCCGGTTGGTCTATCGAAACAACCTGTTTTATTACATGATGATGCCTGGCATCTGGCTTTCGGGGCTGTTGATTTTCCTGGGCCTCGGCTGGGTCTATGCGGGCTATATCGTGGTCAAATTGGCGGTCATCACCGGCGCGCATTCGGACGTCGCCTGGGACCGGCCGCTCTACCGCATAAAATGGCTTTCGCCGGTAATGTGGCTGGTGGAGCGCACCATCTCGACCCCCGCCACGCACCATGCGCATCATGGCCGCCATGCCAGCGACCCTGCGGTGAATTACAAGGGAAATTACGGAAATCTGCTGTTCTTCTGGGACGTGTTGTTCGGCACCGCCAAGATCACCCGGCAATTTCCGCAGAGCTACGGGGTGGAGAACCTGCCCGCCACCAGTCTTGGCGAACAGCTCGCCTGGCCAGTGTTCGGGCGGATACCGGTAGAGCAGGCCGGGGAAGCGGCCCGCTCCCGCGCGCCTGCCGAAACTCCCGCTCCGACCGGCTAGTCCCTATTCGGTTATGTCGAGCGTTATGTCGGCATTCAGCAGCTTGGAGATCGGACAATTGGCCTTGGCATCGCGCGCCAGTTCCTCGAACTTCGCTCGCTCGATATCGGGCACCGAGCCGGTCAGCGTTAGATCGCTGCGCGTGACCTTGAAGCCATCGCCGTCCTTTTCCAGCGTGACCGCCGCATCGGTGGCGAGCGAGCCGGTCTCGAACCCCTCTTTCGCCAATGCGAAGCTGAGCGCCATCGTGAAGCAGCTGGCATGTGCCGCGGCAATCAGCTCTTCGGGATTGGTGCCCGGCTCATCCTCGAACCGCGTGTTGAAGCCGTAGGGCTGCTTGTCGAGCACGCCGGATCCGGTCGAAACCGTTCCCTTGCCGTCCTTGCCGAGGCCTTCGTAAGTTGCAC comes from Alteripontixanthobacter sp. and encodes:
- a CDS encoding sterol desaturase family protein, which gives rise to MPGSTIAILAIYLGFALIELWRTRLFSKPEQNRDDGIVEAVSIVALLGFTQPAVLFGAGALAGMIVPQWEGALAEINLFAAIALFLVLDDMMQYWWHRAAHTFPWLYNLHRPHHNARYMSIRLVYRNNLFYYMMMPGIWLSGLLIFLGLGWVYAGYIVVKLAVITGAHSDVAWDRPLYRIKWLSPVMWLVERTISTPATHHAHHGRHASDPAVNYKGNYGNLLFFWDVLFGTAKITRQFPQSYGVENLPATSLGEQLAWPVFGRIPVEQAGEAARSRAPAETPAPTG
- a CDS encoding OsmC family protein, yielding MATTRNGSATYEGLGKDGKGTVSTGSGVLDKQPYGFNTRFEDEPGTNPEELIAAAHASCFTMALSFALAKEGFETGSLATDAAVTLEKDGDGFKVTRSDLTLTGSVPDIERAKFEELARDAKANCPISKLLNADITLDITE